The Actinomadura graeca nucleotide sequence GGCAGCGGCACGTCCAGGGCCAGGCGCTGCCCCTTCTCGGCCAGCATCTCGCCGAGCCGGTCCATTGGAAGCCCCGCCTGCGCCTTTACCACGAGGTCGCCCGAGGCATGCTCTACCAGCCCGTCCAGGAGGCGGGTGTCCACGAGGAGGTCGCAGCGTTCCGGAGGCGTTCCCCAGTCCAGGCGGGTCTCGGCTCCACGCGGGACGACGGCGAGGCCCCGTCCGGCGGCCACCCCCATGACCGCGGCGGCCTCGTCCAGGGACGCCGGCGCCGCCACCATCGCCGGTTCGACGCCGAGCACCCCCTCGGCGGGCTCACCCGGGCGGACGTCGCCGCAGACTCTCGCCAAGGCGTCCAGAGGCCCCATCAGAAGATGTCCGCCCTTCCCTCGTACGGGTGCGGGCCCTTGCGCACTCCCGGAACCTCCCCGCACAGACGCGGGGTGGGAAAGACCTTGCCCGGGTTGCACAGCCCATCCGGATCGAAGCCGCAGCGGACCATCTGCATCGTGTCGAGATCGGCGTCGGTGAACATGCGCGGCATGTAACGCGACTTGTCCACGCCGACGCCGTGCTCGCCAGTGATGGACCCGCCGTGCTCGATGCACAGGTCGAGGATCGCCCCCGACACCTCCTCCGCGCGCTCCGCCGCGCCGGGCTCGGCGTCGTCGAACAGGACCAGCGGGTGCAGGTTGCCGTCCCCCGCGTGGAAGACGTTCGCCACGCGCACGCCCGATTCCGCCGACAGCGCGTCGATGCGCGCCAGCACCCGCGGCAGCGCCGTCCTCGGGATCACGCCGTCCTGCACGAGGTAGGCGGGGCTGATCCGGCCCACGGCGGCGAACGCGGACTTGCGCCCGGTCCAGATGAGCGCCCGCTCGGCGTCGTCGGCGGCGATGCGGATCTCGAAGGCCCCGGCGTCCCGGCACAGCCGCTCCACCTCGGCGAACTGCGCCGCCACCTCCGGCTCGGGGCCGTCCAGCTCCACGATCAGCACCGCGCCCGCGCCGGGCGGGTACTCGCAGCGCACCGCCGCCTCGGCGGCCTCGATCGACAGCGCGTCCATCATCTCGATCGCCGCCGGGACGACCCCCGCCCCGATGATCGCCGAGACGGCGGCGCCGCCCGCCTCGATCGAGCCGAACGCCGCGAGCAGCGTCTGGACGGTCTCGGGCACCCGCGTCAGCCGCACCGTGATCTTGGTGGTGACGCCGAGCGTGCCCTCGGCGCCGACGAACACGCCGAGCAGGTCGTACCCGGGGTCGTCCGCCGACAGCTCCACCAGCTCCCCGTCGGGAGTGACGACCTCGCAGGCGAGCACGTGGTGCGCGGTGAACCCGTACTTCAGGCAGTGGGCGCCGCCGGAGTTCTCGGCGACGTTGCCGCCGACGGAGCAGATCTGCTGGCTGGAGGGGTCGGGCGCGAAGTAGTAGCCCTGCGGCCTGGTGGCGCGGGAGACGTCCAGGTTGACCACCCCGGGCTCGACCACGGCCCGGCGGTTCGGGATGTCGATCTCCAGGATCCGCCGCATCCGGGAGGTGACGATGAGCACGCCGTCGGTGCGGGGCAGCGCACCGCCGGACAGTCCCGTCCCGGATCCGCGCGCCACGTAGGGGATCCCGGCCGTGGCGCACTCCCGCACGATCGCCGCGACCTGCTCCGCCGTGCCGGGCAGGACGACGACGCCCGGCGTGGCCCGGTGGTTGGTCAGCCCGTCGCACTCGTACGTCCGCAACCGCACCGGGTCGGTGACGACCCGGTCCGTGCCGAGCAGCGCCTCGAAGCGCCGGGCCGCTTCGGACAGTTCCGTTTCCATCCCCTCCACCCTCCCCCCAACCCCGCAACGCCCGCAATATCGCCCCGGCCCCCTGACATCAGGGGGCCGGAGCGCGCGCGGGACGCTCAGTCCATGCGCTCGTAGGCGGGGGTGGTGAGGAACTCCGAGTACTGGTCGGCCAGGGTGACCTCCTTGAAGAGCGCCACGGCCTGCTCGTAGCGGGGCTCGTTGAAGGCCGCGCCCAGCTCGGCGCGGATGCCGGCGAGCTCCTCGTCCATGATCTGCTCGACGAGCTCCCGGGTGACCTCGGGGCCCTCCTTGAGCGAGATCCCGTTGTAGATCCACTGCCAGACCTGGGACCGGGCGATCTCCGCGGTGGCGGCGTCCTCCATCAGGTTGTGGATGGCGACCGCGCCCGCGCCGTCCAGCCAGGTGGCGAGGTACCGCAGCGCCACGTCGATGTTGTTGCGCAGGCCCGCCTCGGTGATGTCACCGGGCGTCGACGCGACGTCCAGCAGGTCGGACGCCGAGACCTTCACGTCCTCACGGAGCCGGTCGCGCTGGTTGGGCCGGTCGCCGAGGACGCCGTCGAACACCTCGCGGCAGACCGGGACCAGGTCGGGGTGCGCGACCCAGGAGCCGTCGAAGCCGTCGCCGGACTCGCGGGCCTTGTCCGCCCTGACCTTCTCCAGCGCGACCTTGTTGACCGCCTCGTCCCTCCGGGACGGGATGAACGCCGCCATCCCGCCGATCGCGTGCGCGCCGCGCTTGTGGCACGTTCGGACGAGCAGCTCGGTGTAGGCGCGCATGAACGGCGCCGTCATCGTGATCGCGTTCCGCTCGGGCAGGACGAAGTCGGCGCCCCGGTCCCGGAACTTCTTGATCACCGAGAAGAGGTAGTCCCAGCGGCCCGCGTTCAGGCCCGCGGAGTGGTCGCGCAGCTCGTAGAGAATCTCCTCCATCTCGAACGCGGCCGGGATCGTCTCGATCAGCACGGTCGCCCGGATGCTGCCGCGCGGGATCCCCAGGCTGTCCTGGGCCAGGTTGAACGCGTCGTTCCACAGCCGTGCCTCAAGGTGGCTCTCCATCTTGGGCAGGTAGAAGTAGGGGCCCTTGCCCTTGGCGAGCTGCCTGCGGGCGCTGTGGAAGAAGTACAGCCCGAAGTCGAACAGCGACCCGGACATGGGCTCGCCGTCGACGAGGAGGTGCTTCTCCTCCATGTGCCAGCCGCGCGGCCGCACGACGATGGTCGCGAGCTCGGCGTCGTCCTTGAGGGCGTAGGACTTGCCGCTCTTGGCGTCGGTGAAGTCGATGGTGCGGTCGAGGGCGTCCCGCAGGTTGAGCTGCCCCTCGATCATGTTCGTCCACAACGGGGTGTTGGCGTCCTCGAAGTCGGCCAGCCACACCTTCGCGCCCGAGTTGAGGGCGTTGATGGTCATCTTCCGGTCCGTCGGGCCGGTGATCTCGACGCGGCGGTCTTCCAGGCCGGGCGCGGGCTCGGCGACACGCCAGGCGTCGTCGGCGCGGACGTCCGCGGTCTCGGGCAGGAAGTCCAGCGTCCCGCCCTCCGAGAGGCGGCGCTGCCGCTCGGCCCTGGCCGCCAGCAGCTCCTTGCGCCGCGCCCCGAACTCGCGCTGAAGGGCCGCGAGGAGGCCGAGCGCCTCGGGGGTCAGGATCTCCTCGTACCGCTCGCCGAGGGGTCCGGTCACCTCGACGCCTTCAGGTCCAGCCATCGCTTGCCCTTTCGTATAGCGAAAATGCACTTCTGTCTTGTGGAGAACGCTACTCGCCGCCGTCGAGACCGGTCAAAGCGGGGTCATGGTCCCGCCGCACGTCCCCGCAACGGCCCCTGCCACGTCCGCCACCTCCCCGCGCGCGCCCGTGTCAACCTCGTGTTATTCGCGTGACCCCGCTGGTGGGGCCGTGAGACGATCGACGGGAAGAAAAGGCCGGGCCGCGGCGTTCGACTGAGGACATATGACTCAACCTTTCTCTGCAGACCAGACCCCGGACGAGTTCGAGAACGACCCCCTGACCGGGGAACTCGACCTGGAGGACCGGAGGGCCCTGCGCCGTGTCGCGGGCCTGTCCACCGAGCTGACCGACATCACCGAGGTCGAGTACCGCGCGCTGCGCCTGGAGCGGGTCGTCCTCGTCGGCGTGTGGACCGAGGGCACGTCCGACATGGCCGAGAACTCCCTGCGCGAACTCGCGCTCCTCGCCGAGACGGCCGGCTCCGAGGTGCTCGAAGGGCTCGTCCAGCGCAGATCGCGCCCCGACCCCGCCACCTACATCGGCTCCGGCAAGGCGGCGGAGCTGCGCGACGTCGTCATCGCCACCGGCGCCGACACCGTCATCTGCGACGGCGAGCTGGCGCCGAGCCAGCTGCGGCACCTGGAGGAGACCGTCCAGGTCAAGGTGATCGACCGGACCGCGCTGATCCTGGACATCTTCGCCCAGCACGCCAAGAGCCGCGAGGGCAAGGCCCAGGTCGAGCTCGCCCAGCTGAACTACCTGCTGCCGCGCCTGCGCGGCTGGGGCGGGAACCTGTCCCGGCAGGTCGGCGGACGCGCCGCGGGCGGCGTCGGCATCGGCGGCCGCGGACCCGGCGAGACCAAGATCGAGCTGGACCGGCGCCGCATCCGCACCCGGATGGCCAAGCTGCGCCGCCAGATCGCCGAGATGTCCAAGGCCCGCGACACCAAGCGCGGCGAGCGCCGCCGCAACGAGGTGCCCGCCGTCGCCATCGCCGGCTACACCAACGCCGGCAAGTCGTCCCTGCTCAACCGGCTCACCGGCGCCGGGGTGCTGGTCGAGGACGCGCTGTTCGCGACCCTCGACCCCACCGTCCGGCGCGCCGAGACGCCGGGCGGCCGCGCCTACACCCTGGCCGACACCGTCGGGTTCGTCCGGCACCTCCCGCACCAGCTCGTCGAGGCGTTCCGCTCGACGCTGGAGGAGGTCACCGACGCCGGGCTCGTCCTGCACGTCGTGGACGGCTCCGACCCCGACCCCGAGGCACAGCTCGACGCCGTCCGGGAGGTGCTGCGCGAGATCGGCGCCGACAAGATCCCCGAGCTCGTCGTCATCAACAAGGCCGACGCGGCCGACGACCTCGCCGTGGCCCGCCTCCAGCGCCGCGAGCCGCACAGCGTCGTCGTGTCCGCCCGCACCGGGTCCGGCATCGAGGAACTGCGCGCGGCCATCGAGGCCGACCTCCCCGGGCTGGAGAGCGAGCTCCACGTCCTGGTGCCCTACGACCGGGGCGACCTGGTCGCGCGGACGCACGAGCGCGGCGAGGTGCTCAAGCAGGAGCACGTCGCCGAGGGCACTAAGCTGCATGCCCGGGTGCCGGAGGACCTCGCCGGCGAGCTGTCCGGGTACGAGGTGCTGGCCCCGACCGTCTGACG carries:
- a CDS encoding FAD-linked oxidase C-terminal domain-containing protein, translating into METELSEAARRFEALLGTDRVVTDPVRLRTYECDGLTNHRATPGVVVLPGTAEQVAAIVRECATAGIPYVARGSGTGLSGGALPRTDGVLIVTSRMRRILEIDIPNRRAVVEPGVVNLDVSRATRPQGYYFAPDPSSQQICSVGGNVAENSGGAHCLKYGFTAHHVLACEVVTPDGELVELSADDPGYDLLGVFVGAEGTLGVTTKITVRLTRVPETVQTLLAAFGSIEAGGAAVSAIIGAGVVPAAIEMMDALSIEAAEAAVRCEYPPGAGAVLIVELDGPEPEVAAQFAEVERLCRDAGAFEIRIAADDAERALIWTGRKSAFAAVGRISPAYLVQDGVIPRTALPRVLARIDALSAESGVRVANVFHAGDGNLHPLVLFDDAEPGAAERAEEVSGAILDLCIEHGGSITGEHGVGVDKSRYMPRMFTDADLDTMQMVRCGFDPDGLCNPGKVFPTPRLCGEVPGVRKGPHPYEGRADIF
- the aceB gene encoding malate synthase A, with amino-acid sequence MAGPEGVEVTGPLGERYEEILTPEALGLLAALQREFGARRKELLAARAERQRRLSEGGTLDFLPETADVRADDAWRVAEPAPGLEDRRVEITGPTDRKMTINALNSGAKVWLADFEDANTPLWTNMIEGQLNLRDALDRTIDFTDAKSGKSYALKDDAELATIVVRPRGWHMEEKHLLVDGEPMSGSLFDFGLYFFHSARRQLAKGKGPYFYLPKMESHLEARLWNDAFNLAQDSLGIPRGSIRATVLIETIPAAFEMEEILYELRDHSAGLNAGRWDYLFSVIKKFRDRGADFVLPERNAITMTAPFMRAYTELLVRTCHKRGAHAIGGMAAFIPSRRDEAVNKVALEKVRADKARESGDGFDGSWVAHPDLVPVCREVFDGVLGDRPNQRDRLREDVKVSASDLLDVASTPGDITEAGLRNNIDVALRYLATWLDGAGAVAIHNLMEDAATAEIARSQVWQWIYNGISLKEGPEVTRELVEQIMDEELAGIRAELGAAFNEPRYEQAVALFKEVTLADQYSEFLTTPAYERMD
- the hflX gene encoding GTPase HflX produces the protein MTQPFSADQTPDEFENDPLTGELDLEDRRALRRVAGLSTELTDITEVEYRALRLERVVLVGVWTEGTSDMAENSLRELALLAETAGSEVLEGLVQRRSRPDPATYIGSGKAAELRDVVIATGADTVICDGELAPSQLRHLEETVQVKVIDRTALILDIFAQHAKSREGKAQVELAQLNYLLPRLRGWGGNLSRQVGGRAAGGVGIGGRGPGETKIELDRRRIRTRMAKLRRQIAEMSKARDTKRGERRRNEVPAVAIAGYTNAGKSSLLNRLTGAGVLVEDALFATLDPTVRRAETPGGRAYTLADTVGFVRHLPHQLVEAFRSTLEEVTDAGLVLHVVDGSDPDPEAQLDAVREVLREIGADKIPELVVINKADAADDLAVARLQRREPHSVVVSARTGSGIEELRAAIEADLPGLESELHVLVPYDRGDLVARTHERGEVLKQEHVAEGTKLHARVPEDLAGELSGYEVLAPTV